In Spirosoma pollinicola, the genomic window ATGTTTTTCGGATTTCATTGCCAAAATCGGCCGAAGATAAAAATGGTCGGATGAGCTGGGACCAGACCGCCGTGCTGGTTGGCGTTAGAGGATATGCGCCGTATTACACCGTTAAATCCGGTCGGTTGCTCATGAATGCCGATGGCTCGAATGGATGGGATGATGCTGGCAAAGGGCACCAGCATCTGGTCGTGAGGATGCCCGTTCCTGAAGTGGAAAAGCTGATTAATAACTTGATGCAGCATCAACCTGTAAAATAGAAATCGAAAAATACCACCCACTCACAAGGTATAAACCGAGTGATTTTAGCGTGGTCTGTGTTATCATTTAGTATGACAGATTCAGTAAAAGACGCGCTTCGTAAGGCAGCCATGTTTTGCGCTTATCAGGAGCGTACCCAGCAGGAAGTTCGTGATCGGCTGAAGGATTGGAGCGTTTTGGGGGATGATGCCGAAGAAGTAATTGCCGAATTGATTCAACAGAATTACCTGAACGAAGAGCGATTCGCCACAGCGTTTGCGGGCGGGAAATTCCGGGTAAAAGGATGGGGTAGGCGTAAGATCAAACAGCATTTGCAACAACGGGGAATATCGGGCTACAACTTGGAGCAAGCCATGAAGGAAATTGCCCCGGACGACTATCGGGGCACGCTCACGGACTTATTGGCAAAAAAACGGCAAACATTACGCGACAGCAACCCATTGGTAATTAAACAAAAACTAGTTCGATATGCGCTCAGTAAAGGCTACGAGCCGGACTTGATATTTGCTGTTTTGGGCGAAGAGTAACGCGGTTGGAAAGCCGCGATTGTATATTTAATTAATCGCGGCTTTCCAGCCGTGCTACTTTTGCCGCATGATTCCTCGCAAAGTTTCTATTGTTCTTATTAACTACAACTCCCACCAGTTCACATACGACTGCGTTGATTCGATTGTTGAAAAAACCGCAACCGCCGATCAAAACGGCGTTGATTATGAAATTATTATTGT contains:
- a CDS encoding regulatory protein RecX is translated as MTDSVKDALRKAAMFCAYQERTQQEVRDRLKDWSVLGDDAEEVIAELIQQNYLNEERFATAFAGGKFRVKGWGRRKIKQHLQQRGISGYNLEQAMKEIAPDDYRGTLTDLLAKKRQTLRDSNPLVIKQKLVRYALSKGYEPDLIFAVLGEE